In Solanum pennellii chromosome 7, SPENNV200, the following are encoded in one genomic region:
- the LOC107025698 gene encoding temperature-induced lipocalin-1, with protein sequence MTTKEMEVVKNLDVEKYMGRWYEIASFPSRNQPKDGVNTRATYTLNQDGTVHVLNETWSGGKRGSIEGTAYKVDPKSDEAKLKVKFYIPPFLPIIPIVGDYWVLYIDDDYQYALIGQPSKKYLWILCRQPHLDEEIYNQLVEKAKEVGYDVSKLHKTPQADPPPDGEDAPKDTKGFWWIKSILGK encoded by the exons atGACCACAAAAGAGAtggaagtagtgaagaatttgGATGTTGAAAAATACATGGGAAGATGGTATGAAATTGCCTCATTTCCATCAAGAAATCAACCAAAAGATGGTGTAAACACAAGAGCCACTTACACTTTAAACCAAGATGGAACAGTACATGTGTTAAATGAAACATGGAGTGGTGGTAAAAGAGGTTCAATTGAAGGGACTGCCTATAAAGTTGATCCAAAAAGTGATGAAGCAAAACTTAAAGTGAAATTTTATATCCCACCTTTCTTGCCAATTATTCCTATTGTTGGTGATTATTGGGttttatatattgatgatgattatcaATATGCTTTGATTGGTCAGCCTAGTAAGAAATATCTTTGG ATATTATGTAGGCAACCACATCTTGATGAAGAAATATACAACCAACTTGTTGAGAAGGCAAAAGAAGTAGGATATGATGTGAGCAAACTTCACAAGACACCTCAAGCTGATCCTCCACCAGATGGTGAAGATGCCCCAAAGGACACTAAAGGATTTTGGTGGATCAAATCAATATTGGGAAAATAG